A single genomic interval of Arachis duranensis cultivar V14167 chromosome 7, aradu.V14167.gnm2.J7QH, whole genome shotgun sequence harbors:
- the LOC107457804 gene encoding MADS-box transcription factor 2-like: protein MENGGEMIKKTKGRQKIEIKRIENKKNCQIAFTKRKDGLLKKANELKSLCDADVDLIIYSSNGKAYYYGDSSLKTMKMALSNEQQPQGNNQFLGYIIEGMSRIDMQNLIKKNDSLVDRLNAEKERAKTLSKTLKTIKNDNNIINWWDTIGHSCEKNKETEEILVVLQQTLKNQISHKIVANQAAVTTVTESVASTFYHGDQTMDQVNPRVIGSYPTHESMSTFSNIAFATGVNSFDAAREFGDQNAPIWYPSYQHQQGYNGLFLYDVSNRNDVGRSSGGDDTGNYLYYSNSNHNNGRGFFGFPYHNNPFNNGYGSGRFF, encoded by the exons ATGGAGAATGGTGgtgaaatgataaaaaaaactaaagggagacaaaagatagagataaagagGATTGAGAATAAGAAAAATTGTCAAATCGCTTTTACAAAGAGAAAAGACGGCTTATTAAAAAAAgcaaatgaattaaaatcttTATGTGATGCTGATGTTGATTTGATTATATATTCTTCCAATGGAAAAGCCTATTACTATGGCGATTCTTCGTTAAAGACAATGAAAATGGCTCTCTCAAATGAGCAACAACCTCAAGGTAATAATCAGTTTCTTGGTTACATCATCGAGGGAATGTCTAGGATCGACATGCAAAATCTTATTAAAAAGAACGATTCACTTGTGGATCGATTAAATGCTGAGAAAGAACGAGCCAAAACtctttctaaaactttaaagACAATTAAAAATGACAACAACATTATCAATTGGTGGGATACGATTGGTCATagttgtgaaaaaaataaagagacgGAAGAAATTCTTGTAGTTCTTCAGCAGACcttgaaaaatcaaatttcacacaAGATTGTTGCAAATCAGGCTGCAGTTACAACTGTAACTGAGAGTGTGGCATCTACATTTTATCACGGTG atCAAACCATGGATCAAGTTAATCCCAGAGTTATTGGATCATACCCTACTCATGAAAGTATGAGTACTTTTTCCAACATAGCATTTGCTACTGGTGTCAACTCTTTTGACGCTGCGAGAGAATTCGGTGACCAAAATGCCCCTATTTGGTATCCATCATACCAACACCAACAAGGATATAATGGTCTATTTCTCTACGATGTAAGTAACAGGAATGATGTTGGGAGAAGCAGCGGCGGCGACGATACTGGAAATTATCTTTACTATTCAAATTCTAACCATAATAATGGTAGAGGCTTTTTTGGTTTTCCATACCATAATAATCCATTTAACAATGGTTATGGCAGCGGAAGATTCTtctaa